The following DNA comes from Heliangelus exortis chromosome 2, bHelExo1.hap1, whole genome shotgun sequence.
CACGAGTGCCAggagatcatagaatggtttggcttggaagggactctACAAGTCTCCCACTTCCAAGCTCAATGATGACACAATTGAACCACGCTGATGGCACCCAACCACTTCCGTGGCTTGGTCACGTCTCCAAAAATGCCATGACATacatctgccaggaaaagacTCCCAAACACACCTCCTCTCACCCAAAAAATGTCACCATGCTCAGAAGGCATGTCCTTAATCAAAGAACATAAAAAGGGATGAGTGAGGCAGAAAAGCTTGCTCCAGcccattcctgagcaggaggctgtgtcctcaggagctgcttgctgcaCGATGATGCCCAAAGGCTGTCCCGCCCCTCGGGGACCAGCATAAAAGCCGGCCCAGCGCCTCTCTCCCTCACACACTTCTCCTCAACCCTTCTCCGCTGACACCAACAACCAGGTGAGCCtcaaccccctgcccctcctgccttctcctcacccactcTGCCCCAACGCTTTCTCAacaccctctctctcctccacagccacccctccaAACCACACACATGGCCTGCTACGACCGCTGCGGCTCTTGCGGACCCACCCCGCTGGCTAACAGCTGCaacgagccctgtgtcaggcagtgtgaGGCTTCCCGCGTTGTCATGCAACCTCCTCCTGTCCTCGTCACCCTGCCAGgacccatcctcacctccttcccccagagcaCCGCCGTTGGATCCTCCGCATCCGCTGCCGTGGGCAACGacctcagtgccctgggagtgcccatcaactccgGATACGGCCTGGGCTATGGTGTAGGCTAtggcctgggaggcctgggctATGGCCTGGGCTACGGCCTTGGCGGCCTGGGAGGCCGGGGAGGACTGGGCTATGGTCTGGGCTATGGCCTGGGCTACGGCCTGGGCTACGGCCTGGGCTAcggcctgggaggcctgggctATGGCTACGGATGTGGCTACGGCCTGGGAGgtagaggaggctgtggcatcTGCTAAGGGCCCTCCCTACAACCTATGACAGCAAACACCTGCACCCTGCAATCCACCACATCAAGGGAGAACATTTCTCTTCTGATGCCTCCTCCTCTGTATCAGACaagccttctcctcctccttctcacAAGCCAAACTACAGCAGggatctcctctcttctcctcacatCAAAAGGCACAAAGACCTTGGTACTCTGGCAAGATCTGTCTTCCACAAGGGATGCTGACTGGTGGTTGCACTGTTTGCACCTCAGATATGCTCCCTTCCACTCTTTTCACTCTTCTTTTCCATCAATAAAGTTCTTTTGCATCCAAGCCAGACAcgcctcctcttccttttctttccccaaggCTCATCCAGcctcagaaagaacaaaattaggGATCAAGGTCCAACCAGGGTGGGTGGAAAAGACCTGCAAGTCCTCACTTAGGGAGTTTGACCAGAGCAATGACAAGACCAAGTAGCACAGGAGGCCTTGCAGCCTGTGACACAAGACCTTCACCTGCCCCACCATCATTGACTTCAGCAGCAACCTCCACAGAACATGCCCATTATCACCAATACTACACCAGGGCCAGCTTCATCAGCTTTTCTGAGTGCATGGCCTGTCTGGGTTTTTGTATCTgaaaggatggagactccatcACCTTTTTGACCATTTGACTAACTCACAATGAAAAGGTCTTGCTTTCCCTTCCTGTGGAATACCTGTTATTTTCCACTGTGCCTATGGACTCGTGTCCTGCTAGTTCTTCCAccaggaagagctgctctccctcagctccatcTCATCCTGTCTGGCATTCAGACACAGTTATGTCTGTGTCTCTCACCCATTTTTGTCTCCTGGCTAAACACTCCCAGCTCTCTCACCCTCTCCTCATATGCTCCAGATGCTCCAGACTCTTCAGCACCATCATGGCCTTTCAGTGCTTCAAACCATCTTTCCCCAGGGACTGATGTACATCCAGTTACACAACCCCCTTTCTAGGGGCCAATGGGAGCCCACCTGACTCCCTGGCaccctcagcccagctctgcactggCCCAGCGTGCCTCTTGCCTGCCGTGCACCCACcaacagagcagcacagacaccTGTCCTACCTCACCAGGgccctccatgggctgcagggagaaaatCTGCCTCACCGAGGCCTTCACCAAAGGCTTCAGGTGATTCCTTGCTCTGGAACCTGGACCACTTCCTGTCTCCTCTTGCTGTCTCTAGAGTTCTTTCTCTCACCTATTCTCTCTCCACTGCTCACCAACacacccagctccttttctcctgacacttcccagctgctcttcccGAGATCTGGAGCGTCGCCTGGGGTTggtgtgacccaagtgcaggacccgacACCGACCCTTCCTGAATCTAATCaaattggcctcagcccatcaatccagcctcTCCAGAACCCTCTGCACAGCCTTCTGAGACCAACACTCCTCCCAAACCTGCTGTCATCCGAAAACCTACTGACTGTGCACTCTATCACGTCCCCCAGATCATCCACAAAGATATTAGGGAGAACTGGCCCCAAAACTCAGCCCTAGAAAAGGGACTTTTGATTGGCCACACACTGAACTGAGCACCCATCACCACCACTCTTTGGGACAGGACATGCAGACAATGTTTTACCCAGCAAAGAGTACACACATGAAAGCTCTGAGTAACCAGGTAAACCAGACCTTGGTGCTCCGGCAAGATCTGTCTTCCACAAGGGACGCAGACTGATGGTTGCACTACTCGTACCTCAGATAtgctcccttccagctcaaTGCTCCTGCCTTTTCactctgctttgaaaatcaaTAAAGTTCTTTTGCATCCAAGCTTGACAggcctcctcttcctttctctccccaaCGCTACTCCAGCCTCACAAAGAACAGAACATGGCATCAAGATCCAACCCGGGCAACCTCCAGGCAGCTGATGGGAAGTGGCTTGGGGAACACTTCCAGCATCTCCCTCAGAAACCTTCCCTGGAGAGACCTCTGAGTGTCTAAGTGTTGAAGAAAGTCCCCTAGGATTTCCCTTGGATGATGGGGGCTTCATTAGAGTCCTGGTCCAACTCTTCCCACTCTTCCCACGGGGATGGAGATCTGGACAACCTGGTCGGATTTTAAACACTGAGGCAAAGAGTCATTAGTTCCGTCAGCCTTTCCCTCACCCCTGCTCGACTTCACCCTTCTCGTTTTCTCCCTCCAAAACCAAACGACAACTTGAACTGCCTGCGCCCTCTGACAATGGGAGAAAAACACTTTGGTTTTTCTCACTTTCAACCAAAGCACTGTGTTCAGCCATGAATATCAACAGGACTTGGAGAAATGTGGTCAAGTGGAAGAAACTCGACATGTTGGGAAATGTTGAGAAATGTCGGGAAATGTCAGAAAATGATGGAAAAGGATGGGAAATGATGGAAAACGACGAAAGtgatgaaaaagacaaaaatgacGAAAATGACGAAAATGACAAAAGTGACAAAAGTGATGAAAAACGATGAAAAACtgtgaaaagagacaaaaaaagatgaaagatgaCGAAAAATGAGTCAAATGACGAAagttaaaaaagtgaaaatgaggaaaatgataaaaaatgacgaaaattatgaaaaaagacaaaaaatgatgaaaaatgatgaaaaatgtcaaaaagtGACAAAAAGTGACgaaaagtgatgaaaaaagatgaaaatgacaaaaaatcatggaaaatgatgaaaaatgttaaaaaatgacTAAAAGTGAcgaaaaaagatgaaaattatgaaaatgacGAAAAGATGGAAACTGACGAAAAGTGACAAAAGAGAATACAggacaaaaatgacaaaaaatgatgaaaaatgaagaaaaatgacaaaaaatgacaaaagaagatgaaaactgctgaaaatgaggacaaatgtggaaaaataaggaaaataaggaaaacagacaaaaaaagaaaaaatcagaaaatgaggaaaaatgaggaaaaatgaggaaaaatgaggaaaaatgaggaaaaatgaggaaaaatgaggaaaaatgaggaaaagaagaaaaatgacggaaaatgacaaaaaatgacaaaaaaagtcaaaaaatgacaaaaagggaggaaaaatgatgaaattatgaaaaatatcacAATTTGGTTGGATCTAGATGAAACAAACCATTCTGAGGTTCAAGAACCCCGCTGCTTCCCTCAAAACTAGCCTGCAAAAGACTCAGTCCCAAGCAACTACTCTGGGTTCCGTTCTAGTTACTTTTGGCCATTCCACTTTTCTCTAAACTTCATCTCACAAGTTCTTCGCAGTCCTGAACTTACAAACCCCTTTTTGATAAGGTCATAAAGTCTCTACGTTCCCTCAGTTCCAGCCAAACATCTCAGTTCACTCAGGCTGCTTCTCTCCCACATGGCCTCATCTGCCAGTCCATCACTGGAACCCTACTCACAAACCAGAACACAGCAACCCCTCACTCCATAACCTACACACCCACCTCTAACATAACAAGCAAGAAGGACACCAAGACAAAGACAGAGCACACCCAGCAGGAATAACAAGGACTAAAGAAAATCCTTGTGAGAtggcagcaagagaagcagtgtGATGAACCAGGCACAGCCTCATGCCCAGCGCTTCTCCAAAGCCCAGAGCACACCGCAAGGGCTGACAGGAATTCAGGGCTCTCCTTCACAACCTGCCCGCAAACCTCACCACACGAGTGCTatgagatcatagaatggtttggcttggaagggactctACAACTCTCCCACTTCCAAGCTCAGTGATGACACAATTGAACCACGCTGATGGCACCCAACCACTCCTGGGGCTTGGTCACGTCTCCAAAAATGCCATGACATacatctgccaggaaaagacTCCCAAACACACCTCCCCTCACCTAAAGACTGTCAACATGGTCAGAAGGCATGTCCTTattaaaagaagataaaaagggacGATGGAGGCAGAAAAAAGGGATGATGGAGGCAGAAAAGATCCTCATTcctgaggaggaggctgtgtcctcaggagctgcttgctgcaCAATGTCCTCATGCCCAAAGGCTGTCCCGCCCCTCGCGGACCAGCATAAAAGCCGGCCCAGCGCCTCTCTCCCTCACACACTTCTCCTCACCCCTTCTCCGCTGACACCAACAACCAGGTGAGCCtcaaccccctgcccctcctgccttctcctcacccactcTGCCCCAACGCTTTCTCAacaccctctctctcctccacagccacccctccaCACCACACACATGGCCTGCTACGACCGCTGCGGCTCTTGCGGACCCACCCCGCTGGCTAACAGCTGCaacgagccctgtgtcaggcagtgtgaGGCTTCCCGCGTTGTCATGCAACCTCCTCCTGTCCTCGTCACCCTGCCAGgacccatcctcacctccttcccccagagcaCCGCCGTTGGATCCTCCGCATCCGCTGCCGTGGGCAACGacctcagtgccctgggagtgcccatcaactccgGATACGGCCTGGGCTATGGCCTGGGAGGTCTGGGAGGCCTGGGCTATGGCCTGGGCTATGGTTTGGGAGGCCTGGGCTATGGCTACGGATGTGGCTACGGCCTGGGAGgtagaggaggctgtggcatcTGCTAAGGGCCCTCCCTACAACCTATGACAGCAAACACCTGCACCCTGCAACCCACCACATCAAGGGAGaccatttctcttctgatgcctcctcctctgataCCTCCTTCTCACAAGCCAAACTACATCAGggatctcctctcttctcctcacatCAAAAGGCACAAAGACCTTGGTGCTCTGGCAAGATCTGTCTTCCACAAGGGATGCCGACTGATGGTTGCACTGTTTGCACCTCAGATATGCTCCCTTCCACATTAATGCTCCTGCCTCTTTACTCTGTTTTTCCATCAATAAAGTTCTTTTGCATCCAAGCCTGACACGCCTCCTCTTCCTTACTTTCCCCAAGGCTCATCCAGtcacaaaagaacaaaaccaaagatcAAGATCCAACCAGGGTGGGTGGAAAAGACCTGCAAGTCCTCACTTAGGGAGTTTGACCATAGCAATGACAAGACCAAGTAGCACAGGAGGCCTTGCAGCCTGTGACACAAGACCTTCACCTGCCCCACCATCATTGAGTTCAGCAGCAACCTCCACAGAACATGTCCATTGTCACCAATACTACACCAGGGCCAGCTTCATCAGCTTTTCTGAGTTCATGGCCTGTCTGGGTTTTTGTATCTgaaaggatggagactccatcACCTTTTTGACCATTTGACTAACTCACAATGAAAAGGTCTTGCTTTCCCTTCCTGTGGAATACCTGTTATTTTCCACTGTGCCTACGGACTCATGTCCTGCTAGTTCTTTCAccaggaagagctgctctccctcagctccatcTCATCCTGTCTGGCATTCAGACACACTTATGTCTGTGTCTCTCACCCATTTTTGTCCCCTGGCTAAAGACTCCCAGCTCTCTCACCCTCTCCTCATATGCTCCAGATGCTCCAGACTCTTCAGCACCATCATGGCCTTTCAGTGCTTCAAACCATCTTTCCCCAGGGACTGATGTACATCCAGTTACACAACCCCCTTTCTAGGGGCCAATGGGAGCCCACCTGACTCCCTGGCaccctcagcccagct
Coding sequences within:
- the LOC139793806 gene encoding feather beta keratin-like, whose translation is MACYDRCGSCGPTPLANSCNEPCVRQCEASRVVMQPPPVLVTLPGPILTSFPQSTAVGSSASAAVGNDLSALGVPINSGYGLGYGLGGLGGLGYGLGYGLGGLGYGYGCGYGLGGRGGCGIC
- the LOC139792977 gene encoding claw keratin-like; its protein translation is MACYDRCGSCGPTPLANSCNEPCVRQCEASRVVMQPPPVLVTLPGPILTSFPQSTAVGSSASAAVGNDLSALGVPINSGYGLGYGVGYGLGGLGYGLGYGLGGLGGRGGLGYGLGYGLGYGLGYGLGYGLGGLGYGYGCGYGLGAMNINRTWRNVVKWKKLDMLGNVEKCREMSENDGKGWEMMENDESDEKDKNDENDENDKSDKSDEKR